One window from the genome of Pararhizobium gei encodes:
- the crcB gene encoding fluoride efflux transporter CrcB produces the protein MTHLILVAAGGAFGSVCRYLIGLSTLRLFGPSFPWGTLFVNITGSFLIAICAEAIAGKLGASTEFRLFAMTGILGGYTTFSTFSLDAVSLVERGEVVTALVYVFTSVGVSIAAVFVGLALIRTMV, from the coding sequence ATGACACATCTTATCCTCGTTGCCGCCGGCGGAGCATTCGGGTCCGTCTGCCGCTACCTCATCGGCCTTTCGACGCTGCGGCTTTTTGGGCCGTCGTTCCCCTGGGGTACCCTCTTTGTCAATATTACAGGCTCCTTCCTGATCGCCATTTGCGCCGAAGCAATTGCGGGCAAACTCGGAGCATCGACGGAGTTCCGGCTCTTTGCAATGACGGGAATCCTCGGGGGATATACGACCTTTTCCACGTTCTCGCTGGATGCTGTCAGTCTGGTCGAGCGCGGCGAAGTGGTCACGGCCCTGGTTTATGTCTTCACAAGCGTCGGAGTTTCGATTGCAGCCGTGTTTGTCGGGCTGGCCCTGATCCGCACAATGGTCTAA
- a CDS encoding ATP12 family chaperone protein: protein MPDFRDDLTNALSDPDPVRRAQIQMAKPLPKRFYTAASVGALDGGRHNVLLDGRPVRTPARNAMSVPTRAVADLLVAEWDVQKEHIDPATMPVTRLVNTAIDGVAKDQRSVFEDILQFAGTDLLCYRASEPEGLIARQSAHWDPVLAWAADKLGARFILAEGVIHQAQPAAAISAYAEGLRSYATPLGLACLHTITTLTGSALLALAFAEKQLSAEQAWTLAHLDEDWQIEHWGTDDEAFQRREHRWQDMQAATATLDALR from the coding sequence ATGCCTGATTTTCGCGATGACCTGACCAATGCGTTGAGCGATCCCGATCCGGTTCGCCGCGCGCAGATCCAGATGGCCAAGCCACTGCCGAAACGATTTTACACGGCGGCCAGCGTGGGCGCCCTGGATGGAGGGCGGCACAATGTCCTCCTGGACGGCCGGCCGGTGCGCACCCCTGCCCGCAATGCGATGTCCGTGCCGACAAGGGCCGTCGCCGATTTGCTGGTAGCGGAATGGGATGTCCAGAAGGAGCATATCGACCCCGCCACCATGCCGGTCACCCGGCTCGTCAATACCGCAATCGACGGGGTTGCAAAGGACCAGCGCAGCGTCTTCGAGGACATCCTGCAATTCGCGGGCACCGATCTGCTCTGCTATCGCGCAAGCGAGCCAGAGGGGCTGATTGCCCGCCAGTCTGCGCATTGGGACCCTGTTCTCGCCTGGGCAGCCGACAAGCTGGGCGCCCGTTTCATCCTCGCGGAAGGCGTTATCCACCAGGCGCAGCCGGCCGCTGCGATCAGCGCCTATGCGGAGGGATTGCGAAGCTACGCGACACCACTCGGCCTTGCCTGTTTGCACACGATCACGACCTTGACAGGCTCCGCCCTCCTCGCGCTTGCCTTCGCAGAAAAGCAGCTTTCGGCCGAGCAAGCCTGGACTCTCGCCCATCTCGACGAAGACTGGCAGATCGAACACTGGGGAACGGATGACGAGGCCTTTCAACGCCGCGAACACCGGTGGCAGGACATGCAGGCGGCCACAGCGACCCTCGACGCGCTGCGATAA
- the sugE gene encoding quaternary ammonium compound efflux SMR transporter SugE encodes MAWIILFLAGLLEIGWAIGLKFTDGFTRLVPTLLTAGSMVASVVLLGIAMRTLPLGTAYAVWTGIGTVGTVILGIVLFAEPATAIRIGCIGLIIAGIAGLKMTA; translated from the coding sequence ATGGCCTGGATCATTCTTTTCCTTGCGGGGCTTCTTGAAATCGGCTGGGCGATTGGCCTGAAGTTTACAGATGGGTTCACACGGCTTGTCCCGACTTTGCTGACCGCAGGCTCGATGGTGGCCAGTGTCGTTCTGTTGGGGATAGCGATGCGGACGTTGCCGCTCGGCACGGCCTACGCCGTATGGACCGGAATCGGCACGGTCGGCACCGTCATTCTCGGCATCGTGCTGTTTGCCGAACCGGCCACAGCCATCCGCATCGGCTGCATCGGCTTGATCATCGCCGGGATCGCAGGCCTGAAAATGACGGCCTGA
- a CDS encoding RluA family pseudouridine synthase, whose protein sequence is MAGIEHRQVEADEAGMRLDRWFKVHFPGLGFGPLQKLLRSGQVRIDGGRVKSDARIQPGQVIRVPPMDVDAKLKTGPIAGRDLRHASDHELLSRMLLHEDAKVIVLNKPPGIAVQGGSGINRHIDEMLEAWTSPKGEKPRLVHRLDRDTSGVLVIARTRGAAQKLTAAFRERDTKKTYWALVKGVPRKREEKISSWLVKEQTPDGDRMRIGKHGDDGADHAISYYRTIEQAGQNFTWLEMEPYTGRTHQLRVHAAHIGHPIIGDPKYFEAEQSWSFPGGMQNKLHLHARRIDVPHPDGGRLRVTAPMPQHMVQSWNLIGFDMASAEEEDD, encoded by the coding sequence ATGGCGGGCATTGAACACAGACAGGTGGAAGCCGACGAAGCGGGCATGCGGCTCGACCGTTGGTTCAAGGTTCATTTTCCAGGCCTTGGATTCGGCCCCTTGCAGAAACTGCTGCGGTCCGGCCAGGTCCGTATCGACGGCGGCCGTGTCAAATCCGACGCCCGCATCCAGCCCGGCCAGGTGATCCGCGTGCCGCCGATGGATGTCGATGCCAAGCTGAAGACCGGTCCGATCGCCGGGCGCGACCTGCGCCATGCCTCCGACCACGAGCTTCTGTCGCGGATGCTGCTGCATGAGGATGCCAAGGTCATCGTTCTGAACAAGCCGCCCGGGATCGCTGTGCAAGGCGGTTCGGGCATAAACCGGCATATTGACGAGATGCTGGAGGCCTGGACCAGTCCGAAGGGCGAAAAGCCCCGGCTCGTGCATCGGCTCGACCGCGATACGTCGGGCGTCCTCGTTATCGCCCGCACCCGCGGGGCTGCGCAGAAACTGACGGCCGCGTTCCGGGAGCGTGACACCAAGAAAACCTATTGGGCGCTGGTGAAAGGCGTGCCGCGCAAGCGCGAGGAAAAGATTTCGAGCTGGCTGGTGAAAGAGCAGACCCCGGATGGCGACCGGATGCGGATCGGCAAGCATGGCGACGACGGCGCCGATCACGCCATTTCCTATTACAGGACCATAGAGCAGGCGGGCCAGAATTTCACCTGGCTCGAGATGGAGCCTTATACAGGCCGTACGCACCAGTTGCGCGTCCACGCTGCCCATATCGGCCATCCGATCATCGGCGATCCGAAATATTTCGAGGCGGAGCAAAGCTGGTCCTTTCCCGGCGGCATGCAGAACAAGCTGCACCTGCATGCACGACGCATCGACGTGCCCCATCCGGATGGTGGCCGGCTGCGCGTCACGGCCCCCATGCCGCAGCACATGGTCCAGAGTTGGAACCTCATCGGCTTCGACATGGCCAGCGCCGAGGAAGAAGACGACTGA
- a CDS encoding HAD-IA family hydrolase, protein MKLVLFDCDGTLVDSASLIHAVMARTFEDFGLARVSLDATKSIIGLTLDIAIARLLNQPHVDDRALAMTSHYKKIYGGMREEMKFGEPLFPGIAVLLETLSARDDLLLGAVTGKSRRGLEQICTSHGYEKTFFVSRTADDCPSKPHPAMVTECCAEAGIDARDTIVVGDAIYDMQMAKSAGAAAIGVAWGYATVPELVEAGADHIARTADDILEWMDTHHA, encoded by the coding sequence ATGAAGCTTGTTCTGTTCGATTGCGACGGCACGCTGGTTGACAGCGCCAGCCTCATCCATGCGGTCATGGCCCGCACCTTCGAGGATTTTGGCTTGGCGCGTGTCTCGCTCGACGCCACCAAGAGCATCATCGGCCTGACACTGGATATCGCCATTGCCCGGTTGCTGAACCAGCCGCATGTCGACGATCGGGCTCTTGCCATGACCAGCCACTACAAAAAGATTTATGGTGGCATGCGCGAGGAAATGAAGTTCGGAGAACCGCTGTTTCCCGGTATTGCAGTGCTGCTTGAAACGCTCTCGGCACGGGACGATCTGCTGCTGGGCGCGGTCACAGGAAAGTCACGACGTGGACTTGAGCAGATCTGCACAAGTCATGGGTATGAAAAGACGTTTTTCGTTTCCCGAACGGCGGATGATTGTCCTTCCAAGCCCCATCCGGCGATGGTGACGGAGTGTTGCGCCGAAGCGGGTATCGATGCGCGGGACACGATCGTCGTCGGCGATGCGATCTACGACATGCAGATGGCAAAAAGCGCCGGTGCCGCCGCGATCGGCGTCGCCTGGGGCTATGCGACGGTCCCCGAACTTGTAGAGGCCGGCGCCGATCATATCGCCCGCACCGCCGATGACATTCTGGAATGGATGGACACACATCATGCCTGA